One Candidatus Devosia phytovorans genomic window carries:
- the modA gene encoding molybdate ABC transporter substrate-binding protein → MNRVLLALVTGLLASTGAHAETVNVAVAANFTKVAEELAPIFKAETGHDVVYSFGATGQLYTQATQGAPFEVFLSADDVRPSQAVSDGIGVEGTVFTYAIGALALYSTSFDLTDGKAVLEAGDFDKIAIADPETAPYGRAATEALDGLGLTEAVADKLVTGENITQTLQFIESGNAELGFTAASQVVGKSSVWLVPADLYEPIRQDAVLLKTGEASPAASAYVDFLKSDAAVAVIEAAGYVVE, encoded by the coding sequence ATGAACCGCGTCCTCCTGGCCCTCGTGACGGGCCTGCTTGCTTCCACTGGCGCCCATGCCGAAACGGTCAATGTGGCCGTGGCGGCCAATTTCACCAAGGTGGCCGAAGAGCTGGCGCCGATCTTCAAGGCCGAGACCGGCCATGACGTGGTCTATAGCTTTGGTGCCACGGGGCAGCTTTACACCCAGGCAACTCAGGGGGCGCCGTTCGAGGTGTTTCTGTCGGCCGACGATGTGCGGCCGAGCCAGGCGGTGAGCGACGGGATTGGCGTCGAGGGGACAGTGTTCACCTATGCCATTGGTGCGCTGGCGCTGTATTCGACGTCGTTCGACCTGACGGACGGCAAGGCGGTGCTCGAGGCCGGTGATTTCGACAAGATTGCCATTGCCGATCCGGAAACCGCGCCTTACGGCCGCGCTGCAACCGAAGCGCTGGATGGGTTGGGGCTGACCGAGGCGGTGGCGGACAAGCTGGTGACGGGCGAAAACATCACCCAGACGCTGCAGTTCATCGAAAGCGGCAATGCCGAGCTCGGCTTTACAGCGGCGAGCCAGGTTGTGGGCAAGTCGTCGGTGTGGCTGGTGCCGGCCGATCTTTATGAGCCGATCCGGCAGGATGCGGTGTTGCTCAAGACCGGCGAGGCCAGTCCGGCGGCGTCGGCCTATGTGGACTTCCTCAAGAGTGATGCCGCGGTGGCCGTGATCGAAGCGGCGGGTTACGTCGTCGAATAG
- a CDS encoding SPFH/Band 7/PHB domain protein has product MNGFALDGLSITLIVLGILALLVLFAGAKTVPQGYNFTIERFGKYTRTLKPGLNLIVPFIDGVGKKINVMEQVLDVPHQEVITRDNASITANGVTFYQILDAAAAAYEVSNLENAILNLTMTNIRTVMGSMDLDELLSNRDEINHRLLKVVDTAVSPWGVKITRIEIKDIDPPKDLVDSMGRQMKAEREKRAAILEAEGRRQSAILKAEGEKQALVLEAEGRKEAAFRDAEARERSAEAEAKATTMVSEAIASGSVQAINYFVANNYIDALGKIATSPNQKVLMLPVEAASVIGSIGGIAEIARETFGGGSPATPAPRPSRPPTAGSL; this is encoded by the coding sequence ATGAATGGCTTTGCGCTGGACGGGCTCAGCATTACGCTGATCGTACTGGGCATTCTGGCGCTGCTGGTGTTGTTTGCCGGCGCCAAGACGGTGCCGCAGGGCTATAACTTCACCATCGAGCGGTTCGGCAAGTATACGCGCACACTGAAGCCAGGCCTCAACCTGATCGTTCCCTTCATCGATGGCGTGGGCAAGAAGATCAACGTCATGGAGCAGGTGCTCGACGTGCCGCACCAGGAGGTCATCACCCGCGACAACGCCTCGATTACCGCCAATGGCGTGACCTTCTACCAGATCCTTGATGCGGCGGCGGCGGCCTATGAGGTCTCCAATCTCGAGAATGCCATTCTCAATCTCACCATGACCAATATCCGTACGGTGATGGGTTCGATGGACCTCGACGAGTTGCTGTCGAACCGCGACGAGATCAATCATCGCCTGCTCAAGGTGGTGGATACGGCGGTATCGCCCTGGGGCGTCAAGATCACCCGTATCGAGATCAAGGATATCGACCCGCCGAAAGACCTCGTCGACTCGATGGGCCGGCAGATGAAGGCCGAGCGCGAGAAGCGTGCGGCAATTCTTGAGGCCGAGGGTCGTCGGCAGTCGGCCATCCTCAAGGCCGAGGGCGAAAAGCAGGCGCTGGTGCTGGAGGCCGAGGGCCGCAAGGAAGCAGCCTTCCGCGATGCCGAGGCGCGCGAGCGTTCGGCGGAAGCCGAAGCCAAGGCGACCACGATGGTCAGCGAGGCCATTGCTTCGGGCAGCGTGCAGGCGATCAACTATTTTGTTGCCAATAATTACATCGACGCGCTGGGCAAGATTGCCACTTCGCCGAACCAGAAGGTGCTGATGCTGCCCGTAGAAGCGGCCAGCGTCATCGGCTCGATTGGCGGCATTGCCGAGATCGCGCGCGAGACGTTCGGTGGCGGTTCGCCTGCCACACCGGCGCCACGGCCGAGCCGTCCGCCGACGGCTGGTTCGCTTTAA
- a CDS encoding type II toxin-antitoxin system ParD family antitoxin, whose amino-acid sequence MPSSYSLGDHYEAFAKNLVASGRYASVSEVLRDGMRLMEEREALREWKLNELKKAIQDGIDSGDAGPMDAEEIKREGRRILAERAKSNAA is encoded by the coding sequence ATGCCATCCAGCTATTCCCTCGGCGATCACTACGAGGCCTTCGCCAAAAATCTCGTCGCCTCAGGCCGTTACGCCAGCGTCAGCGAAGTCCTCCGCGACGGCATGCGCCTGATGGAAGAACGCGAAGCCCTGCGTGAGTGGAAATTGAACGAGCTGAAAAAGGCGATCCAGGACGGCATCGACAGTGGCGACGCCGGACCTATGGATGCTGAGGAAATCAAGAGAGAGGGCCGACGCATATTAGCCGAACGAGCCAAGTCAAATGCGGCTTGA
- a CDS encoding type II toxin-antitoxin system RelE/ParE family toxin, with product MRLEVRESFAAKQDRQDIWLYIANDSVRAADDIIDSIIAVSQRAGDYPESGQPRPELGDGIRSIPLGNYVIYYRLLPRAVFVLRILHAARNAKEALKNL from the coding sequence ATGCGGCTTGAGGTCAGGGAAAGCTTTGCAGCCAAACAGGACCGCCAGGACATCTGGCTCTACATCGCAAATGACAGCGTCCGCGCAGCCGACGATATTATCGATTCAATCATCGCCGTCAGTCAACGCGCCGGTGACTATCCAGAGTCTGGACAGCCCAGACCGGAACTGGGCGACGGCATAAGATCGATCCCGCTCGGGAACTACGTCATCTACTATCGGCTGCTTCCCCGAGCGGTGTTTGTCCTGCGTATCTTGCACGCCGCACGTAATGCCAAGGAGGCACTCAAAAATCTCTAG
- a CDS encoding NfeD family protein has protein sequence MQVVDFIASNGPWSWLVAGLVMLALELVVPGGFLLWMGIAGIITGLITLVWAIGWPAQWLIFGLFSLVAIGLWVRFTRGRGDRSDRPLLNRRAEQFTGHEAVLEQAIAQGFGRVVLGDTVWRVSGPDLPAGTTVKIVGSDGNVLKVEAVS, from the coding sequence ATGCAGGTGGTGGATTTCATTGCCAGCAATGGGCCGTGGTCCTGGCTGGTGGCGGGGCTGGTGATGCTGGCGCTGGAACTGGTGGTGCCAGGCGGGTTCCTGCTGTGGATGGGCATTGCCGGGATCATTACCGGGCTGATCACGCTGGTCTGGGCCATTGGCTGGCCGGCGCAATGGCTGATCTTCGGGCTGTTCTCACTGGTGGCGATCGGGCTGTGGGTGCGGTTCACACGCGGACGCGGTGACCGGTCGGACCGGCCGCTGCTCAATCGCCGGGCGGAACAGTTCACCGGGCATGAGGCCGTGCTGGAACAGGCGATCGCGCAGGGTTTTGGCCGGGTGGTGCTGGGCGATACGGTCTGGCGTGTCTCGGGGCCCGACTTGCCAGCGGGCACCACAGTCAAAATCGTGGGTAGCGACGGCAATGTGCTGAAAGTTGAAGCCGTCAGCTAA
- a CDS encoding cytochrome c, which produces MRRGLVILGVLAVAAVGAGVYFLKPVNGPARDLTLTGDAARGDYLMRLGGCVACHTDVANGKAFLSGGAGLETQFGIFVPPNITSDPEAGIGSWTVAQFSDAMSNGMGPQGHLYPAFPYENYTLMSDQEIVDLYAALMATEPVSEPAAESQIPFPFNIRLAMAGWKNLFFTPERFVPEAGRSDSYNRGKYLALGPAHCVACHTPRNALGALEWDQAMAGSPGGTGGRAPAITRQALLDGGYDEASLAQTLMDGFTPNFDVLGGPMGEVITDSTSLWTDEDRAALAEYLLAE; this is translated from the coding sequence ATGCGGCGTGGTCTGGTGATTCTGGGCGTCCTGGCCGTGGCGGCTGTGGGCGCTGGTGTGTATTTCCTCAAGCCGGTCAATGGTCCGGCGCGTGACCTGACCCTTACGGGCGACGCGGCGCGCGGCGATTACCTGATGCGACTGGGCGGCTGCGTCGCCTGCCATACCGATGTGGCCAATGGCAAAGCCTTCCTGTCAGGGGGCGCAGGGCTGGAGACACAGTTCGGGATTTTCGTGCCACCCAATATCACTTCCGATCCCGAGGCCGGCATCGGTAGCTGGACGGTGGCGCAGTTTTCCGATGCGATGAGCAATGGCATGGGGCCGCAGGGCCATCTTTACCCGGCCTTCCCCTATGAGAATTATACGCTGATGAGCGACCAGGAGATCGTCGATCTCTATGCGGCGCTGATGGCGACCGAGCCGGTGAGCGAGCCGGCCGCGGAAAGCCAGATCCCTTTTCCCTTCAATATCCGCCTTGCCATGGCGGGCTGGAAGAATCTGTTCTTCACGCCGGAACGCTTCGTGCCGGAAGCGGGGCGATCGGACAGCTATAACCGCGGCAAGTATCTGGCGCTGGGGCCGGCGCATTGCGTCGCCTGCCATACGCCGCGAAACGCGCTGGGGGCATTGGAATGGGATCAGGCCATGGCCGGTTCGCCGGGCGGCACGGGCGGTCGGGCGCCAGCGATCACGCGACAGGCGCTGCTGGACGGCGGTTATGACGAGGCGAGCCTGGCGCAGACGCTGATGGATGGTTTCACGCCCAATTTCGACGTGCTGGGCGGGCCGATGGGCGAGGTGATCACTGATTCCACGTCGCTGTGGACGGATGAGGATCGGGCGGCGCTGGCGGAGTATCTGCTGGCGGAGTGA
- the eda gene encoding bifunctional 4-hydroxy-2-oxoglutarate aldolase/2-dehydro-3-deoxy-phosphogluconate aldolase, whose protein sequence is MPQDAAAIRSILSLAPVVPVIILDDVSQARPLAEALVAGGLPILEVTLRTPNALKVMEEMAKVNGAIVGSGTVRTPLHMKQSVDAGCRFMVSPGISPRILDAADDIGIPLLPGIATPSEAMTAAERGYSFLKFFPAEANGGAPVLKAFASPLPDITFCPTGGIDPAKAKVYLGLPNVICVGGSWIMPADAIAAGDWGKIEALAREASALRG, encoded by the coding sequence ATGCCGCAAGACGCAGCCGCCATTCGTTCCATTCTCTCGCTAGCGCCGGTCGTACCGGTCATCATCCTCGATGACGTGAGCCAAGCGCGGCCGCTGGCAGAGGCGTTGGTGGCGGGTGGCTTGCCGATCCTCGAAGTGACGCTGCGCACGCCGAACGCGCTGAAAGTCATGGAGGAAATGGCCAAGGTGAATGGCGCCATCGTCGGCTCGGGTACGGTGCGGACGCCGCTGCATATGAAGCAGTCAGTGGATGCCGGTTGCCGTTTTATGGTGTCGCCGGGAATTTCGCCGCGTATTCTAGACGCTGCCGATGATATCGGCATTCCGCTGCTGCCGGGTATTGCGACGCCGAGCGAGGCGATGACGGCGGCCGAGCGCGGCTACAGCTTTCTCAAGTTTTTCCCCGCCGAGGCCAATGGCGGCGCGCCGGTGCTGAAAGCCTTTGCTTCGCCGCTGCCGGATATCACCTTCTGCCCGACGGGCGGGATCGATCCGGCCAAGGCCAAGGTCTATCTGGGTCTGCCCAATGTGATCTGTGTGGGCGGCAGCTGGATCATGCCGGCCGATGCGATCGCGGCTGGCGACTGGGGCAAGATCGAAGCGCTGGCGCGCGAGGCGAGCGCGCTGCGCGGCTAG
- a CDS encoding LysR family transcriptional regulator produces the protein MAEVPEDGLSHLRVTLSETAYIGPGRADLLELIDQTGSISAAGKAMGMSYKRAWGLVQALNEGFGTHLVESSRGGAAQGGAQLTEAGRLVLDHYRGMQERTRAAIAGDVAALRQKFDMSGRK, from the coding sequence ATGGCCGAGGTGCCGGAGGACGGGCTGAGCCATCTGCGGGTCACGCTGAGCGAGACGGCCTATATCGGGCCGGGTCGGGCTGACCTGCTTGAGTTGATCGATCAGACCGGGTCCATTTCTGCTGCGGGCAAGGCCATGGGCATGAGCTACAAGCGGGCCTGGGGACTGGTGCAGGCGCTTAACGAAGGGTTTGGCACTCACCTGGTTGAATCCAGCCGCGGTGGAGCGGCGCAGGGCGGGGCGCAGTTGACCGAGGCGGGACGGCTTGTGCTCGACCACTATCGGGGGATGCAGGAGAGGACGCGGGCGGCGATTGCCGGGGACGTCGCGGCGCTGCGGCAGAAGTTCGATATGTCTGGACGGAAATAA
- the galU gene encoding UTP--glucose-1-phosphate uridylyltransferase GalU has product MPKRVRTAVFPVAGLGTRFLPATKAMPKEMLTVVDRPLIQYAVDEAREAGIEHFVFVTGRNKGVIEDHFDRQFELETTLETRGKTQALDALRKDLPSAGRTSFTRQQEPLGLGHAVWCARDIVGDNPFALLLPDMLFKGEPGVLRQMMDAYEAGDGGNIIAVEEVPEEEVSAYGVIARGEGPDTGFQLTGMVEKPKREDAPSNLIISGRYILQPEIFSLLADQQRGAGGEIQLTDSMQALMKQQPFTGVKYQGKSFDCGSKTGFLTANVVYALDRDDIRPGFVKELRKLDLDDHL; this is encoded by the coding sequence TTGCCTAAACGCGTCAGAACCGCCGTATTTCCCGTTGCCGGTCTGGGAACCCGCTTCCTGCCAGCAACCAAGGCCATGCCCAAGGAAATGCTGACGGTCGTCGACCGTCCCCTCATTCAATATGCGGTCGATGAAGCCCGCGAAGCCGGTATCGAACATTTCGTCTTCGTTACGGGCAGAAATAAGGGCGTGATCGAAGATCACTTCGATCGCCAGTTCGAGCTCGAGACCACGCTCGAAACCCGCGGCAAGACCCAGGCGCTCGACGCCCTGCGCAAGGACCTGCCTTCGGCCGGCCGCACCAGCTTCACCCGCCAGCAGGAGCCGCTCGGCCTGGGCCACGCCGTCTGGTGCGCGCGCGATATCGTTGGCGACAATCCCTTCGCCCTGCTCCTGCCCGACATGCTCTTCAAGGGCGAGCCCGGCGTGCTGCGCCAGATGATGGACGCCTATGAAGCCGGCGACGGCGGCAATATCATCGCCGTCGAGGAAGTGCCGGAAGAGGAAGTCTCCGCCTATGGCGTCATCGCCCGCGGCGAAGGCCCCGATACCGGCTTCCAGCTCACCGGCATGGTCGAAAAGCCCAAGCGCGAAGACGCACCGTCAAATCTCATCATCTCGGGCCGCTATATTCTGCAGCCGGAAATCTTCTCGCTGCTGGCCGATCAGCAGCGCGGTGCAGGTGGCGAAATCCAGCTCACCGACTCCATGCAGGCCCTGATGAAGCAGCAGCCCTTCACCGGCGTCAAATACCAGGGCAAGAGCTTCGACTGCGGCTCCAAGACCGGCTTCCTGACCGCCAATGTCGTCTACGCCCTCGACCGCGACGACATCCGCCCCGGCTTCGTCAAGGAACTCCGCAAGCTCGACCTCGACGACCACCTCTGA
- the modB gene encoding molybdate ABC transporter permease subunit, producing MYLGDIWTPVSLTLTLAGINTLILLLLGTPIAWWLARSRSRFREVVGAVVAMPLVLPPTVLGFYLLLALGPYGPGGWIAGLWGGRTLAFSFTGLIIGSFFYSLPFMVQPLRNGFMAIGDDALEAATSLGASDWQRFWRVAVPLARPGYITGAVMTFAHTVGEFGVVLMIGGNIPGQTKVIAIALYDYVERLQWGEAHVVALGMVIFAFVVIAVTLSIDRRVNVPMP from the coding sequence ATGTATCTTGGCGATATCTGGACGCCGGTCAGTCTGACGCTGACGCTGGCGGGGATCAATACGCTCATTCTTTTGCTGCTCGGCACTCCGATTGCCTGGTGGCTGGCGCGCAGCAGGAGCCGGTTTCGCGAAGTGGTGGGGGCGGTGGTGGCCATGCCGCTGGTGCTGCCGCCGACGGTGCTGGGGTTTTACCTGCTGCTGGCGCTCGGGCCCTATGGGCCGGGCGGGTGGATCGCCGGGCTCTGGGGTGGGCGGACGCTGGCGTTTTCGTTTACCGGCCTCATCATCGGGTCGTTCTTTTATTCGCTGCCCTTCATGGTTCAGCCGCTGCGCAATGGCTTCATGGCGATCGGCGATGATGCGCTGGAGGCGGCGACGAGCCTGGGGGCTTCGGACTGGCAGCGGTTCTGGCGGGTGGCGGTCCCCCTTGCCCGCCCCGGCTATATTACCGGCGCGGTGATGACCTTTGCCCATACGGTTGGGGAATTCGGCGTGGTGCTGATGATCGGGGGAAATATCCCGGGGCAGACCAAGGTGATCGCCATTGCGCTCTACGATTATGTCGAGCGGCTGCAATGGGGCGAGGCGCATGTGGTGGCGCTGGGCATGGTGATTTTCGCCTTTGTCGTCATTGCGGTGACGCTGAGCATTGATCGGCGGGTCAATGTGCCGATGCCCTAG
- a CDS encoding outer membrane beta-barrel protein codes for MAGRAALACALCVAGPVLAASDHSLGDGSKTDNARLLPDVYPGDPVLVDGSAGGEPYDPFLDVDWSVALRGTYTKGTDGERFDTYLVPSVSLEHTGTRSALRFDGSAEVVRPDEGNEIDISALRLGLDTAYQLDSATRITGSGNLSVTRAVPGTPGLASDVVEASRTVSGGGTVGITREFGKFNLSLTGGAQRTTYGPTTYADGLVRDNSVDDYWALDSGLRVGFQVTPIFEVFGQATVGRDMFDNDSPSLGVSMDAADYTLRAGVTGRWNEVLEVTGSAGLGLRKFDVADLGEVVTQLYDAQLIYTPDPTWRFTAGFATTVTPPGPTGSGVVRVDHTATAEVGYTVNSWLALRALADWNMARFEGSDNEETGHGFALGADYTVNAHTAVSADYGYDYSDSTSYGVQDAHRVTMGVTIAR; via the coding sequence ATGGCGGGACGGGCGGCGCTGGCATGCGCGCTCTGTGTTGCCGGCCCGGTGCTGGCGGCCTCGGACCATTCGCTGGGCGACGGCTCCAAGACCGACAATGCGCGGCTGTTGCCCGATGTCTATCCGGGCGATCCGGTGCTGGTCGATGGCAGCGCGGGCGGCGAGCCTTATGATCCCTTCCTCGACGTTGACTGGTCGGTGGCGCTACGCGGCACCTATACCAAGGGGACGGACGGGGAGCGGTTCGATACCTATCTCGTGCCCAGCGTCAGCCTCGAGCATACCGGCACGCGGTCGGCGCTGCGTTTCGACGGCAGCGCAGAAGTGGTGCGGCCCGACGAGGGCAATGAGATCGACATTTCGGCGCTGCGACTGGGGCTGGACACAGCCTATCAGCTCGATAGCGCGACACGGATCACTGGCAGCGGCAATCTCTCGGTCACGCGGGCCGTGCCTGGAACGCCGGGGCTGGCCAGCGATGTGGTGGAAGCGTCACGGACGGTCAGCGGCGGCGGGACGGTCGGGATTACGCGCGAATTCGGCAAGTTCAACCTGTCGCTGACGGGTGGGGCGCAACGCACCACCTACGGCCCGACGACCTATGCCGATGGGCTGGTGCGAGACAATTCGGTCGACGACTATTGGGCGCTGGACAGCGGGCTGCGCGTCGGCTTCCAGGTGACGCCGATCTTTGAGGTGTTCGGGCAGGCAACGGTCGGACGGGACATGTTCGACAATGACTCGCCGAGCCTGGGCGTGTCGATGGATGCGGCTGACTATACGCTGCGGGCCGGGGTGACCGGGCGCTGGAACGAGGTGCTCGAGGTGACGGGCTCGGCGGGCCTTGGCCTGCGCAAGTTCGATGTGGCGGATCTGGGCGAGGTGGTGACGCAGCTCTATGATGCGCAGCTGATTTATACGCCGGACCCGACCTGGCGCTTCACGGCAGGCTTTGCCACCACGGTGACGCCGCCCGGGCCAACAGGGAGCGGCGTGGTGCGAGTGGATCACACGGCGACGGCCGAAGTGGGCTATACGGTCAATTCCTGGCTGGCGCTGCGGGCGCTGGCGGACTGGAATATGGCGCGCTTCGAGGGCAGCGACAATGAAGAGACCGGGCACGGGTTTGCCTTGGGCGCCGACTACACGGTCAACGCCCATACCGCGGTTTCAGCCGACTATGGCTATGATTATTCCGATAGCACCAGCTATGGGGTGCAGGATGCGCATCGGGTGACGATGGGGGTAACCATCGCCAGGTAG
- the ligD gene encoding DNA ligase D produces MAAKAETLLKEYNSKRDFTRTQEPSGKAGEGEAAYRFVVQKHDATRLHYDFRIELDGVLKSWAVTKGPSDNPEDKRLAVRVEDHPLDYGSFEGTIPEGEYGGGTVMLWDEGTWEPIGDPHEGLEGGDLKMKLNGHRMKGEYVLVHMKGRDTKRKSGPARENWLLIKHRDDYAKDKETLVTRFTKSVSTGRDLDGIAKGLKPKKQTETRADAVWHSDSDKSVDNPLPAKRSGKTSELPKFRQPQLATLVTDVPEGSDWIFEMKYDGYRCQAAISGDQVRLYTRTGKDWTEQFAAIVPPLARITKGTALIDGELCAFDDKGRTDFSTLKDHLSNGGPLVYLAFDLLELDGTDLTKKPLTDRKARLEKLLGKIESSSLVQFSAHVTGNGQKVFDTVTRQGHEGIIAKEASAPYSGTRTRSWLKIKGTKRQEFVIAGWSPSTKKKTFASLLLGTWENGKLTYRGRVGTGFTANSAQELQQQLDTRARKTSPFDTVPKTIARGARWVTPELVAEIGYTEFTPDGILRHPSFLALREDKPAKSVKAETPASLTDDAGIAAAEAASIKLTSPDRVIYPGQGVTKADLVAYFAAVADAMLPYVENRPLSLLRCPQGRAKYCFFQKHDTGGFSDAMKSLLIAEKDGSKEDYFYIDSLAGLIAGTQMNVLEWHLWGSRNSNVEKPERIIFDIDPDEGLGFSDVRDAAQTIREALAEFDLGSYPLVSGGKGVHVIAPLRPSAEWPLVKAFCKGLAQHLADNEPDRFVATMSKAKRKGKLFIDYLRNERGSTAIAPWSSRSREGAPAAVPVSWDELPEIKAANQFTLAMAATRAKQPDPWKDYFSASKAITKTMVAKLD; encoded by the coding sequence ATGGCCGCCAAAGCCGAAACCCTGCTCAAGGAATACAATTCCAAGCGCGACTTCACCAGGACACAGGAACCCTCCGGCAAGGCCGGCGAGGGTGAGGCCGCCTATCGCTTCGTCGTGCAAAAGCATGACGCGACCCGCCTACACTATGATTTCCGCATCGAGCTCGACGGCGTGCTGAAAAGTTGGGCCGTGACCAAGGGCCCTTCCGACAATCCCGAGGACAAGCGCCTCGCCGTTCGCGTTGAAGACCATCCCCTCGACTATGGCTCTTTCGAGGGTACCATCCCCGAAGGCGAATATGGCGGCGGCACCGTCATGCTCTGGGACGAGGGCACCTGGGAACCGATCGGCGATCCCCATGAGGGGCTCGAAGGCGGCGACCTCAAGATGAAGCTCAATGGCCACCGCATGAAGGGCGAATATGTCCTCGTCCACATGAAGGGCCGCGACACCAAACGCAAATCCGGCCCGGCTCGCGAAAACTGGCTGCTCATCAAGCACCGCGACGACTATGCCAAGGACAAGGAAACCCTCGTCACCCGCTTCACCAAGTCCGTTTCGACCGGCCGCGATCTCGATGGCATCGCCAAGGGCCTCAAACCCAAAAAGCAGACCGAGACCAGAGCCGACGCCGTCTGGCATTCCGACAGTGACAAATCCGTCGACAATCCCCTCCCTGCAAAGCGCTCCGGCAAGACTTCCGAGCTGCCCAAATTCCGCCAGCCCCAGCTCGCTACCCTCGTTACCGACGTGCCGGAGGGCAGCGACTGGATCTTCGAGATGAAATATGATGGCTACCGCTGCCAGGCCGCCATCTCAGGCGATCAGGTCCGTCTCTACACCCGCACCGGCAAGGACTGGACCGAGCAATTCGCCGCCATCGTCCCGCCCCTCGCCCGCATCACCAAGGGCACGGCCCTGATCGACGGCGAACTCTGCGCCTTCGACGACAAGGGCCGCACCGACTTCTCGACCCTCAAGGACCACCTGTCCAACGGTGGCCCCCTGGTCTATCTCGCCTTCGACCTGCTCGAACTCGACGGCACGGACCTCACCAAAAAGCCGCTGACCGACCGCAAGGCCAGGCTCGAAAAGCTGCTCGGCAAGATCGAATCCTCCTCGCTCGTGCAATTTTCCGCCCATGTCACCGGCAATGGCCAGAAGGTCTTCGACACCGTCACCCGCCAGGGCCACGAAGGCATCATCGCCAAGGAGGCGTCAGCTCCCTATAGCGGCACCCGCACCCGAAGCTGGCTCAAGATCAAGGGGACGAAACGCCAGGAATTCGTCATCGCCGGCTGGTCCCCCTCGACTAAAAAGAAAACCTTCGCCTCCCTCCTGCTCGGCACCTGGGAAAACGGCAAGCTCACCTATCGCGGCCGCGTCGGCACCGGCTTCACCGCGAACAGCGCGCAGGAGCTGCAACAGCAGCTCGACACCCGCGCCCGCAAGACCAGCCCCTTCGACACCGTGCCCAAGACCATTGCGCGCGGCGCTAGATGGGTTACGCCCGAACTCGTCGCCGAAATCGGCTACACCGAATTCACCCCCGACGGCATTCTTCGCCACCCGTCCTTCCTCGCGCTGCGCGAGGACAAGCCCGCCAAATCCGTCAAAGCCGAAACCCCCGCTTCCCTCACCGACGACGCCGGCATTGCCGCCGCCGAAGCGGCCAGCATCAAGCTCACCAGCCCCGACCGCGTCATCTACCCCGGCCAGGGCGTTACCAAGGCCGACCTCGTCGCCTATTTCGCCGCTGTCGCCGATGCCATGCTGCCCTATGTCGAAAACCGCCCTCTTAGCCTCCTGCGCTGCCCACAGGGCCGCGCCAAATACTGCTTCTTCCAGAAGCACGACACCGGCGGCTTCTCCGATGCCATGAAGAGCCTCCTTATCGCCGAAAAGGACGGTAGCAAGGAGGACTATTTCTATATCGACAGTCTCGCGGGCCTCATCGCCGGCACCCAGATGAACGTCCTCGAATGGCACCTCTGGGGCTCGCGAAACAGCAATGTCGAAAAGCCCGAGCGCATCATTTTCGACATCGATCCAGACGAAGGCCTCGGCTTTTCTGACGTCCGCGATGCCGCCCAAACCATCCGCGAAGCCCTGGCCGAATTCGACCTGGGATCATATCCCCTCGTCAGCGGGGGCAAGGGCGTCCACGTCATCGCCCCACTGCGCCCCAGCGCCGAATGGCCGCTCGTGAAAGCCTTCTGCAAGGGCCTCGCCCAGCACCTCGCCGACAATGAACCTGACCGTTTCGTTGCCACGATGAGCAAGGCCAAGCGCAAGGGCAAGCTTTTCATCGACTATCTGCGCAACGAGCGCGGCTCCACCGCCATTGCCCCCTGGTCCTCCCGCTCCCGCGAAGGCGCTCCCGCCGCCGTCCCCGTCTCATGGGACGAACTGCCCGAGATCAAGGCCGCCAACCAGTTCACCCTGGCCATGGCCGCCACCCGCGCCAAACAGCCCGACCCCTGGAAAGACTATTTCTCCGCCAGCAAGGCCATCACCAAGACCATGGTCGCTAAGCTCGACTAG